A genomic window from Raphanus sativus cultivar WK10039 unplaced genomic scaffold, ASM80110v3 Scaffold0469, whole genome shotgun sequence includes:
- the LOC130502255 gene encoding phosphatidylinositol 4-phosphate 5-kinase 6-like: protein MSVAHADDADDYSRPTGETYHAEKALPSGDFYTGQWRDNLPHGHGKYLWTDGCMYVGEWHRGKTMGKGRFSWPSGATYEGDFKNGYMDGKGTYIDSSGDLYRGSWVMNLRHGQGTKSYVNGDCYDGEWRRGSQDGHGRYQWKNENHYIGQWKNGMMNGNGTMIWSNGNRYDGSWEDSAPKGNGTFRWSDGSFYVGVWSKDPKEQNGTYYPLSTSTGNFEWQPQQVFYVDLSECVVCTCQRIPVLPSQKMPVWYGSSSEQSSSGNRTKSSERPRRRSVDGRVSNAEMELRNNGSGYLQVDDTESNRSPLGPLRIQPAKKQGQTISKGHKNYDLMLNLQLGIRHSVGRPAPATSLDLKASAFDPKEKLWTKFPSEGSKYTPPHQSVEFKWKDYCPVVFRTLRKLFSVDAADYMLSICGNDALRELSSPGKSGSFFYLTNDDRYMIKTMKKAETKVLIRMLPAYYNHVRACENTLVTKFFGLHCVKLTGTAQKKVRFVIMGNLFCTGHSIHRRFDLKGSSHGRLTTKPESEIDPNTTLKDLDLNFLFRLQKNWFQEFCRQVDKDCEFLEQERIMDYSLLVGLHFRESSCNNSATPTSGARTPTGDSRPSRGEMDRFLLDASKLASMQLGINMPARVERTVRRSDAENQLVGEPTGEFYDVIIYFGVIDILQDYDISKKLEHAYKSMQYDPTSISAVDPKQYSRRFRDFIFRIFVEDT, encoded by the exons AGGCCGTTTCAGCTGGCCCAGCGGCGCGACCTACGAAGGAGACTTCAAGAACGGCTACATGGACGGGAAAGGCACTTACATCGACTCCTCGGGAGATCTCTACAGAGGCTCGTGGGTGATGAATTTAAGACACGGGCAAGGCACGAAAAGCTACGTCAACGGGGACTGCTACGACGGCGAGTGGAGGAGGGGTTCGCAGGACGGTCACGGGAGGTACCAGTGGAAGAACGAGAATCATTACATCGGTCAGTGGAAGAACGGGATGATGAACGGTAACGGGACGATGATATGGAGCAACGGGAACCGTTACGACGGTTCTTGGGAAGACTCTGCTCCTAAAGGGAACGGGACGTTCCGTTGGTCGGATGGGAGTTTTTATGTCGGAGTTTGGAGTAAAGATCCTAAAGAACAGAACGGGACTTATTACCCGTTGTCGACGTCTACGGGGAACTTCGAGTGGCAGCCGCAGCAAGTGTTCTACGTTGATTTGAGTGAGTGTGTGGTTTGTACTTGTCAGAGGATCCCGGTTTTGCCGTCTCAGAAGATGCCGGTTTGGTACGGTTCTTCTTCTGAGCAGAGCAGTAGCGGGAACAGGACTAAGAGCAGTGAGAGGCCGAGGAGGAGGTCTGTTGATGGAAGAGTTAGTAATGCTGAAATGGAGCTGAGGAATAATGGTTCTGGTTATCTTCAGGTAGATGATACGGAGAGTAACAGATCACCGTTAGGGCCGTTGAGAATACAGCCTGCTAAGAAACAAGGACAGACTATCTCTAAAGGACATAAGAATTATGATCTCATGCTTAACTTGCAGCTTGGGATTAG ACATTCTGTTGGAAGACCAGCGCCGGCAACATCTCTTGATTTGAAGGCTTCTGCGTTTGATCCAAAGGAAAAACTTTGGACCAAGTTTCCATCTGAGGGATCTAAGTACACTCCTCCACACCAGTCTGTTGAGTTCAAATGGAAGGACTATTGTCCTGTGGTTTTCAG GACTCTGCGGAAACTGTTTAGTGTGGATGCAGCAGATTATATGTTATCAATTTGTGGAAATGATGCTCTTAGGGAGCTATCATCTCCAGGGAAAAGTGGAAGTTTTTTCTACTTGACCAATGATGACCGTTACATGATCAAGACAATGAAGAAGGCAGAAACAAAA GTTCTTATAAGGATGCTTCCAGCTTACTACAACCATGTAAGGGCATGTGAAAACACTCTAGTTACCAAGTTCTTCGGTCTCCACTGCGTGAAACTGACTGGCACTGCACAGAAAAAG GTTCGGTTTGTCATCATGGGGAATCTATTCTGTACTGGCCACTCCATCCATAGGCGGTTTGATCTCAAAGGATCATCTCATGGCCGTCTTACCACAAAGCCAGAGTCTGAAATCGATCCAAACACAACGCTTAAAGATCTTGATCTAAATTTCTTATTCCGATTGCAAAAGAACTGGTTCCAAGAATTCTGCAG GCAAGTGGACAAAGACTGTGAATTTCTTGAACAAGAGAGGATCATGGATTATAGTCTCTTGGTTGGTCTTCACTTTCGAGAATCTTCGTGCAATAACTCTGCCACTCCTACTTCCGGTGCTAGAACACCGACCG GAGACAGTCGTCCCTCCCGAGGAGAAATGGACCGGTTTCTTCTTGATGCCAGCAa gttagCATCGATGCAACTAGGTATAAACATGCCTGCAAGAGTTGAAAGAACAGTGAGGAGAAGTGACGCTGAGAATCAGCTTGTTGGGGAACCAACAGGGGAGTTTTATGACGTAATTATCTACTTTGGTGTTATAGACATTCTACAAGACTATGATATAAGCAAGAAGCTTGAACATGCATACAAATCAATGCAGTATGATCCTACGTCGATCTCGGCAGTTGATCCAAAGCAATACTCTCGACGTTTCAGGGATTTCATCTTCAGGATCTTCGTTGAAGACACTTGA